One segment of Salvelinus fontinalis isolate EN_2023a chromosome 12, ASM2944872v1, whole genome shotgun sequence DNA contains the following:
- the LOC129866555 gene encoding uncharacterized protein LOC129866555 — protein sequence MVLPDKSSGPKKVFGKRPQSLPSPALCCACGLCIMLAGINITLVGAFAFKSFIPTSNPPIVIGPLLLLVALSFFGACCVFGRRPPTHNAGKAKGDKSWGRTRIGAGVTFEMETSEHTLQDTTAVQLSPTNSQSSSHKSSNSAHGDTPAVGACDLASSEAYDIDVRPDDQVLTSEDQLLASEDQLLTSEDQLLTSEDQLLTSEDQLLTSEDQLLTSEDQLLTSEDQLLTSEDQLLTSEDQALTADIKDKGSIQMTALYKPCPT from the coding sequence ATGGTCCTTCCCGATAAGAGCTCGGGGCCCAAAAAGGTATTCGGGAAACGGCCCCAGAGTCTCCCTTCCCCGGCCCTGTGCTGCGCCTGTGGCCTGTGCATTATGCTGGCGGGCATCAACATCACCCTGGTGGGGGCCTTCGCTTTCAAGTCCTTCATCCCCACCAGCAACCCACCCATCGTCATCGGGCCCCTCCTCCTACTGGTGGCCCTGTCCTTTTTTGGGGCGTGCTGTGTGTTTGGGCGGCGGCCACCAACCCACAATGCCGGGAAGGCCAAGGGGGACAAGAGCTGGGGTCGGACGCGGATAGGGGCCGGCGTCACATTTGAGATGGAGACGAGCGAGCACACGCTGCAGGACACCACTGCTGTGCAGCTCAGTCCCACCAACTCTCAGAGCTCCTCCCACAAGTCTAGTAACTCCGCCCATGGGGATACCCCTGCAGTAGGGGCCTGTGATCTCGCCAGCTCAGAGGCCTATGATATAGATGTGAGACCTGATGACCAGGTCTTGACCTCTGAGGACCAGCTCTTGGCCTCTGAAGACCAGCTCTTGACCTCTGAGGACCAGCTCTTGACCTCTGAGGACCAGCTCTTGACCTCTGAAGACCAGCTCTTGACCTCTGAGGACCAGCTCTTGACCTCTGAAGACCAGCTCTTGACCTCTGAGGACCAGCTCTTGACCTCTGAGGACCAGCTCTTGACCTCTGAGGACCAGGCATTGACTGCTGATATTAAAGATAAGGGGAGCATCCAGATGACGGCACTATACAAGCCTTGCCCAACATAA